One window of the Gammaproteobacteria bacterium genome contains the following:
- the thiS gene encoding sulfur carrier protein ThiS has translation MDITVNGRPQVLPDGSSVLDLIRELKLEGRRLAIERNGEIVPRSTFAETRLNPADRLEIVHAIGGG, from the coding sequence TTGGATATCACTGTCAATGGCCGTCCGCAGGTGCTGCCGGACGGCAGTTCGGTCCTCGACCTGATTCGTGAGCTGAAGCTCGAAGGTCGGCGGCTGGCAATCGAACGCAATGGCGAGATCGTGCCGCGTTCGACCTTTGCCGAAACCCGCCTGAATCCGGCGGATCGGCTGGAAATCGTTCACGCAATCGGAGGCGGATGA